The proteins below come from a single Euleptes europaea isolate rEulEur1 chromosome 5, rEulEur1.hap1, whole genome shotgun sequence genomic window:
- the AMER3 gene encoding APC membrane recruitment protein 3 gives MELKRGKTFIKSSMHLTHDRLPLVGLSPRDKGNVGTDRKEGSKSEFEIQKASFAADKNDRISNRSAKTGSSESSLLLPESFYKPVRKSKTHDCALGMDKTEDCSYSNKTSEEGTAAPGKSKGRLINSASFSGLGNTQHSNGKKESVVNSSHFLNGTHQMIDYRNFVPQMPFVPAVAKSLPRKRISLKRSKKGLRDIFHIKKNKPESLTLLSEKQKRLPFPGGKTELAGRLSKYFFKAGENFSADCLAQDFSDGEMLSESSHEYSSALCEDIASLKSFDSLTGCGEIFADESSAHMELEVSKEISLRQSQQKENPATGSFQGGVEQLASPAQNEAADFAKLWDNINKSVQLHQKVLFDRRLLKIPSSELGKATSETDTSVSDLLSSPDSSKESSIDTGTPKSDNQESMSTSDEGYYDSFSPGQEDEIREDQSPAAPRRFPRDSYSGDALYELFYDPNEAQISPIPDDDLCMSESISEKAIEIPLSIYSFHVGSEENMASQPAVDIISQGFLHSTWKGKECLLKLCDTELSLTMGIINWLRKNPGLVSPQDFPKFQQEKDSKPMLSRPSMCLNMNEAAWSENKYNPEMSAANSENGAHMYSTDRTENQQSDAVSCSTPQECSRLITDNSASCNLQRSEDSWDDLLTSSSEMEKVSLLEECTPLPSLEVLNPNCQTDENPLLLDNHDAESCSSYMTAATSPDSLEMGDESETKDQPWSIAYDKPTESLNVSHSQSHLLSQMPKDRDANMGQLLEHCATQVASLKISYENKLLEDTHIGNEMSENAGVKAQFKNQLPLQNECICIASSSKDPPVYSPCQCNVKTNISASLLYPLNQKEGLIGFGDQKNSSILECMGPVAKNKLAFEYAQLNSQALSYIKDFKFELSTSNSTAMTHLFRPTFLPLFSSLCSDTSCALSQPLSRKTSSLEKHSQDDVALSSTPLCDYSKFQCKVLPQVAALSLPGDATKEEATTEKNHK, from the coding sequence ATGGAATTAAAAAGAGGGAAAACCTTCATAAAATCTAGTATGCATCTGACTCATGACAGGTTACCTTTGGTGGGATTGAGTCCTAGAGATAAAGGCAATGTGGGAACAGACAGAAAAGAAGGGAGTAAATCtgaatttgaaatccaaaaggcAAGTTTTGCTGCAGATAAAAATGACAGAATATCCAACAGGTCCGCAAAGACTGGGTCTAGTGAGAGCAGCCTGTTGCTCCCagaatctttctacaaacctgtacGGAAAAGCAAAACCCATGACTGTGCTCTAGGCATGGACAAAACTGAAGACTGTAGCTACAGCAACAAAACATCTGAGGAAGGCACAGCAGCTCCTGGGAAAAGTAAAGGGCGACTCATCAACAGCGCCAGCTTTTCTGGGCTAGGGAACACTCAGCATTCAAATGGCAAGAAAGAATCTGTGGTCAACTCAAGCCATTTTTTGAATGGCACGCACCAAATGATTGATTACAGGAACTTTGTGCCACAGATGCCCTTTGTGCCAGCTGTTGCAAAAAGTCTCCCTAGGAAGAGGATTTCCCTGAAGCGATCCAAAAAAGGTCTCCGAGACatatttcacattaaaaaaaacaaaccggaGAGTCTCACTTTGCTGTCAGAGAAGCAAAAAAGGCTACCATTTCCAGGGGGCAAGACAGAACTGGCGGGGAGGTTGAGTAAATATTTCTTCAAAGCCGGAGAAAATTTTTCTGCTGACTGCTTGGCACAAGATTTTTCTGATGGTGAGATGCTGTCAGAGTCCTCCCATGAGTATTCCAGTGCTCTGTGTGAGGACATCGCTTCCTTAAAGAGCTTCGATTCTCTCACTGGGTGTGGAGAGATCTTTGCAGATGAGAGCTCTGCTCATATGGAACTGGAGGTCAGCAAAGAAATCTCGCTGAGGCAATCTCAGCAGAAAGAGAACCCTGCGACAGGATCCTTTCAAGGTGGAGTGGAACAGCTTGCATCCCCTGCCCAGAATGAAGCAGCGGACTTTGCAAAACTTTGGGACAACATCAACAAATCCGTGCAACTACATCAGAAGGTGCTGTTTGATAGGCGACTACTAAAAATACCCAGCAGTGAGTTGGGAAAGGCAACAAGTGAGACTGATACCTCTGTATCGGACCTACTTTCTTCCCCTGACTCTTCCAAAGAAAGTTCCATAGATACAGGGACACCAAAGAGTGACAACCAGGAATCCATGTCCACCAGTGATGAAGGATACTATGATTCATTTTCTCCTGGACAAGAGGATGAAATAAGGGAAGATCAATCCCCTGCTGCACCACGTAGATTTCCAAGAGACAGTTATAGTGGGGATGCCCTTTATGAGCTCTTCTATGATCCTAATGAAGCCCAAATCAGCCCCATCCCAGATGATGACCTATGCATGTCTGAAAGCATTTCAGAAAAAGCCATTGAAATACCATTATCCATTTACAGCTTTCATGTAGGGTCAGAAGAAAACATGGCTTCTCAACCAGCCGTCGACATCATTAGTCAGGGGTTTCTTCACAGCACATGGAAAGGCAAAGAATGCTTGCTTAAGCTCTGTGACACAGAGCTTTCTCTGACTATGGGGATTATCAACTGGCTGCGGAAAAACCCAGGACTGGTTTCCCCCCAAGACTTTCCTAAGTTCCAGCAGGAGAAAGACAGTAAGCCAATGCTCTCTAGACCCAGCATGTGCCTGAACATGAACGAAGCAGCTTGGTCAGAAAACAAATACAATCCAGAGATGTCTGCAGCTAACAGTGAAAATGGAGCCCATATGTATTCCACAGACAGAACTGAAAATCAGCAAAGTGATGCTGTTTCATGTAGCACACCTCAAGAATGTTCCAGGCTCATAACAGATAACAGTGCATCATGCAACCTGCAGAGATCGGAGGATAGTTGGGATGACTTACTGACAAGCTCATCAGAAATGGAGAAGGTGTCTCTCTTAGAAGAATGTACTCCATTGCCATCCCTAGAAGTCCTGAATCCCAATTGCCAAACAGATGAGAATCCTTTGTTATTGGATAACCACGATGCAGAATCATGTTCTTCTTATATGACTGCTGCAACCTCCCCAGATTCTCTAGAGATGGGAGATGAAAGTGAAACAAAGGATCAACCCTGGTCTATTGCATATGATAAGCCAACTGAATCTCTGAATGTCAGCCATTCCCAAAGTCACTTGCTGAGCCAGATGCCAAAGGACAGAGATGCTAATATGGGGCAGCTTTTGGAACATTGTGCCACACAGGTTGCTTCTCTAAAGATCAGTTATGAAAATAAGCTCTTGGAAGACACACACATTGGGAATGAAATGAGTGAAAATGCTGGTGTGAAGGCTCAATTCAAAAATCAGCTGCCATTGCAAAATGAATGTATCTGTATTGCTTCAAGCTCCAAAGATCCTCCTGTCTATTCTCCATGTCAATGTAATGTTAAGACAAACATTAGTGCCAGCCTTCTTTACCCTCTGAATCAAAAAGAAGGCCTAATTGGTTTTGGAGACCAGAAAAACTCAAGTATCCTAGAGTGTATGGGTCCAGTTGCAAAAAACAAACTAGCCTTTGAATATGCCCAGTTGAATAGTCAAGCCCTGTCTTATATCAAAGATTTCAAGTTTGAACTCAGCACTTCAAATTCAACTGCCATGACTCACCTTTTCAGACCCACATTTTTACCACTCTTCAGCTCCCTTTGCTCAGACACATCCTGTGCCCTTTCACAGCCTTTGAGCAGAAAGACCAGTTCACTGGAGAAGCATTCCCAAGATGATGTTGCGCTGAGCAGCACACCTTTATGTGATTACTCCAAATTCCAGTGTAAAGTATTGCCGCAGGTGGCTGCTCTTTCACTTCCAGGGGATGCTACCAAAGAAGAAGCTACGACTGAGAAGAATCATAAATAA